Proteins encoded in a region of the Mycolicibacterium chitae genome:
- a CDS encoding multidrug effflux MFS transporter has product MILVLGALIALGPLTIDMYLPALPRIAEELDVTSSVIQLTLTGTLAGLALGQLIVGPLSDSLGRRRPLIAGVVLHMVASLLCMFAPSITALGIARGLQGMGAAAAAVVAVAVVGDLFTGSTAAAVLSRLMLVLGVAPVLAPSLGAVVLLEASWRWIFGALVLMAAGLLLIAAFALPETLPAAHRRPLQIRGIASTYGQLLRDARFIALVLVGALAMAGLFAYIAGAAFVLQEHYGLNQQVFAVVFGAGAVALIAATQFNVVLLNRFTPQRIVVCALAVATLAGLVFVAVTLTRFGGVVGFLVPAWTVLASMGFVMPNAPALALSRHPEAAGTAAALLGSAQFGLGAVIAPVVGLLGNDERALALVMTVSASLALILMLVVRPQPQPVVASPAVEAVPERA; this is encoded by the coding sequence ATGATCCTCGTCCTGGGTGCACTGATCGCCCTGGGGCCGCTGACCATAGATATGTATCTGCCGGCGCTGCCGCGCATCGCCGAGGAGTTGGACGTCACCTCGTCGGTGATCCAGTTGACGTTGACCGGCACGCTGGCGGGGCTGGCGCTGGGCCAGCTGATCGTGGGCCCGCTGTCGGACTCGCTGGGTCGTCGCCGGCCGCTGATCGCCGGGGTGGTGCTGCACATGGTCGCCTCGCTGCTGTGCATGTTCGCCCCGAGCATCACCGCCTTGGGCATCGCCCGCGGGTTGCAGGGCATGGGTGCGGCCGCCGCGGCGGTCGTCGCCGTGGCCGTGGTGGGGGATCTCTTCACCGGGTCGACGGCGGCCGCCGTGCTGTCCCGGTTGATGTTGGTGCTCGGGGTCGCGCCGGTGCTGGCGCCGTCGTTGGGGGCCGTCGTGCTGCTCGAGGCGTCGTGGCGCTGGATCTTCGGCGCACTGGTGCTGATGGCCGCAGGGCTCCTTCTGATCGCGGCGTTCGCGTTGCCCGAGACGCTGCCCGCCGCCCATCGCCGCCCGCTGCAGATCCGCGGCATCGCCAGTACCTACGGCCAACTGCTGCGCGACGCGCGGTTCATAGCGCTGGTGCTGGTGGGCGCGTTGGCGATGGCCGGGTTGTTCGCCTACATCGCGGGCGCGGCCTTCGTGCTCCAAGAGCACTACGGCCTCAATCAGCAGGTGTTCGCGGTGGTGTTCGGCGCCGGCGCGGTGGCGCTGATCGCGGCCACCCAGTTCAACGTGGTGTTGCTCAACCGGTTCACCCCGCAGCGCATCGTCGTCTGCGCGTTGGCGGTGGCGACCCTGGCCGGCCTCGTGTTCGTCGCGGTCACCCTGACCCGGTTCGGCGGCGTGGTCGGATTCCTGGTGCCGGCCTGGACCGTGTTGGCCTCGATGGGCTTCGTCATGCCCAACGCGCCGGCGCTGGCGCTGTCGCGGCATCCCGAGGCGGCCGGCACCGCCGCGGCCCTGCTGGGTTCGGCACAGTTCGGCCTCGGCGCGGTGATCGCTCCGGTGGTCGGTCTGCTGGGCAACGACGAGCGCGCCCTCGCCTTGGTGATGACGGTCAGCGCGAGCCTGGCCCTGATCCTGATGTTGGTGGTCCGTCCGCAGCCCCAGCCCGTCGTGGCGAGCCCCGCGGTCGAGGCGGTGCCCGAACGCGCGTGA
- a CDS encoding SDR family NAD(P)-dependent oxidoreductase, whose amino-acid sequence MEGFAGKVCVVTGAGSGIGQALALELGRSGAKLAISDVDTEGLAKTEAELKAIGAPVKADRLDVTEREAFLLYADEVKEHFGKVNQVYNNAGIAYSGDVEVSSFKDIERVMDVDYWGVVNGTKAFLPHLIESGDGHVVNVSSLFGIFSVPGQAAYNAAKFAVRGFTESLRQEMLTKHPYVSVTTVHPGGIKTAIARNATAAEGLDVEQLAKEFDRKLARTTPERAARIILESVRKKRARVLVGADAKILDVIVRITGSGYQRVFSTVMGWLVRGVR is encoded by the coding sequence ATGGAGGGTTTCGCCGGAAAGGTCTGCGTGGTCACGGGGGCGGGGTCGGGCATCGGCCAGGCACTCGCGCTCGAACTGGGTCGCTCCGGGGCGAAGCTGGCCATCAGCGACGTCGACACCGAGGGCCTGGCCAAGACCGAGGCCGAGCTCAAGGCCATCGGCGCCCCGGTGAAGGCCGACCGACTCGACGTCACCGAGCGCGAGGCGTTCCTGCTCTACGCCGACGAGGTTAAGGAACACTTCGGCAAGGTCAACCAGGTGTACAACAACGCCGGCATCGCCTACTCCGGTGACGTCGAGGTGAGCTCGTTCAAGGACATCGAGCGGGTGATGGACGTCGACTATTGGGGCGTCGTCAACGGCACCAAGGCGTTCCTGCCGCACCTGATCGAGTCGGGCGACGGGCACGTCGTCAACGTCTCGAGCCTGTTCGGCATCTTCTCGGTCCCCGGGCAGGCCGCCTACAACGCGGCGAAGTTCGCCGTGCGCGGCTTCACCGAGTCGCTGCGCCAGGAGATGCTCACCAAGCACCCCTACGTCTCGGTCACCACGGTGCACCCCGGCGGCATCAAGACCGCCATCGCGCGCAACGCCACCGCCGCCGAGGGCCTCGACGTCGAGCAGTTGGCCAAGGAGTTCGACCGCAAGCTGGCCCGCACCACCCCCGAGCGCGCCGCGAGGATCATCCTCGAGTCCGTGCGTAAGAAGCGGGCCCGGGTGCTGGTGGGCGCGGACGCCAAGATCCTTGACGTCATCGTGCGCATCACCGGTTCGGGCTACCAGCGGGTGTTCTCGACGGTGATGGGGTGGCTGGTGCGCGGGGTGCGCTGA
- a CDS encoding MFS transporter, producing MMIGFFMILVDSTIVAVANPSIMEQLHTDYDGVIWVTSAYLLAYAVPLLVAGRLGDQFGPKNLYLLGLGIFTAASLWCGLSGSVEMLIAARVVQGIGAALLTPQTLTTITRIFPSDHRGTAMGVWGATAGLATLAGPLVGGVLLDHLGWEWIFFVNVPIGIVGLALAVWLVPVLPTNKHRFDWLGVALSGAAMFLVVFGLQEGESHNWSGWIWVMILAGLGLMAGFVYWQAVNQAEPLIPLRIFTDRDFSLSSVGVAIIGFAVTAMIVPVMFYLQVVCGLTPTRSALLMAPMALVSGLLAPVVGRLVDRAHPTPIIGFGFSVLAIAMTWLSVEMTPTTANLRLVVPFIVMGIGMACIWSPLAATATRNLSPELAGAGSGVYNTTRQVGSVLGSAGIAAFMTWRIGAEMPAGSAEAPTGEGAVLTLPEFLHAPFSAALSQAMLLPSFIALFGVVAAMFLLGALRSAREPEPRLDGSERRTEVLPVVTDLSAPAGLAQYEDHGQVHAQYDDHEYDEYDTDYDDDDDYVEFTVPREPATAAVDDYAKDDYADDDHDYADDSDTEPLSTRVGHPAPAPAEAWHSAPVQSWHSLLAPEVEQAADPDGAPDNPAEAQPIGFAHNGFHVDDEERFQPLPPPSTVTARRDDAESHGHTFQQLAEHIDSLSDSFADLFEDGQASWSAFEVPEDRPRRHRYREDSVFDAFGDPGEHANGHRRARHYREDPDDGESYGRHSRP from the coding sequence ATGATGATCGGCTTCTTCATGATCCTCGTCGATTCGACGATCGTGGCGGTCGCCAATCCGAGCATCATGGAGCAGCTGCACACCGACTACGACGGGGTCATCTGGGTCACCAGCGCCTACCTGCTGGCCTACGCCGTGCCGCTGTTGGTGGCCGGCCGGCTCGGCGACCAGTTCGGGCCGAAGAATTTGTACCTGCTGGGTCTGGGCATCTTCACCGCGGCCTCGCTGTGGTGCGGCCTGTCGGGGTCGGTCGAGATGCTGATCGCGGCGCGCGTGGTGCAGGGCATCGGCGCGGCGCTGCTGACCCCGCAGACGCTGACCACGATCACCCGGATCTTCCCGTCGGATCACCGCGGCACGGCGATGGGCGTGTGGGGCGCGACGGCGGGGTTGGCGACGCTGGCGGGGCCCCTGGTCGGCGGGGTGCTGTTGGATCATCTGGGCTGGGAGTGGATCTTCTTCGTCAACGTGCCGATCGGCATCGTCGGCCTGGCGCTGGCGGTGTGGCTGGTCCCCGTGCTGCCGACGAACAAGCACCGCTTCGATTGGCTCGGGGTGGCGCTGTCGGGCGCGGCGATGTTCCTGGTGGTCTTCGGCCTGCAGGAGGGCGAATCCCACAACTGGTCGGGCTGGATCTGGGTGATGATCCTCGCCGGTCTCGGCCTGATGGCGGGCTTCGTCTACTGGCAGGCGGTCAACCAGGCCGAACCGCTGATCCCGCTGCGGATCTTCACCGACCGCGACTTCAGCCTGTCCAGCGTCGGCGTGGCGATCATCGGCTTCGCCGTGACCGCGATGATCGTGCCGGTCATGTTCTACCTGCAGGTGGTGTGCGGGTTGACGCCGACGCGCTCGGCCCTGCTGATGGCGCCGATGGCGCTGGTGTCGGGTCTGCTGGCGCCGGTGGTCGGCCGCCTCGTCGACCGGGCCCATCCGACGCCGATCATCGGTTTCGGCTTCTCCGTGCTGGCGATCGCGATGACCTGGCTGTCGGTCGAGATGACGCCGACGACGGCGAACTTGCGGCTGGTGGTCCCGTTCATCGTGATGGGGATCGGGATGGCGTGCATCTGGTCGCCGTTGGCGGCCACCGCGACGCGAAACCTGTCCCCGGAGTTGGCCGGTGCGGGCTCCGGGGTCTACAACACGACCCGCCAGGTGGGTTCGGTGCTGGGCAGCGCGGGCATCGCCGCGTTCATGACGTGGCGGATCGGCGCGGAGATGCCGGCGGGATCGGCCGAGGCGCCCACGGGCGAGGGCGCGGTCCTGACGCTGCCCGAGTTCCTGCACGCGCCGTTCTCGGCCGCGCTGAGCCAGGCCATGCTGCTGCCGTCGTTCATCGCGCTGTTCGGCGTGGTGGCCGCGATGTTCCTGCTCGGCGCCCTGCGCTCGGCGCGCGAACCCGAACCGCGGCTCGACGGTTCCGAGCGGCGCACCGAGGTGCTGCCGGTCGTGACCGACCTTTCCGCCCCGGCCGGCCTCGCGCAGTACGAGGACCACGGGCAGGTCCACGCGCAGTACGACGACCACGAGTACGACGAGTACGACACCGACTATGACGACGACGATGATTACGTCGAGTTCACCGTCCCCCGCGAGCCCGCAACAGCGGCCGTCGACGACTACGCCAAGGACGACTACGCCGACGATGACCATGACTATGCCGATGACAGCGACACCGAACCGTTGAGCACCCGGGTGGGACACCCGGCGCCGGCCCCGGCGGAGGCGTGGCACAGCGCCCCGGTGCAGTCCTGGCATTCGCTGCTGGCCCCCGAGGTCGAACAGGCGGCCGACCCCGACGGCGCCCCCGACAATCCCGCCGAGGCGCAGCCGATCGGGTTCGCGCACAACGGGTTCCACGTCGACGACGAGGAGCGGTTCCAGCCGCTGCCGCCGCCGTCGACGGTCACGGCCCGCCGCGACGACGCGGAGTCGCACGGCCACACGTTCCAGCAACTCGCCGAGCACATCGACAGCCTCTCGGACAGCTTCGCGGACCTGTTCGAGGACGGTCAGGCGTCCTGGTCGGCCTTCGAGGTACCCGAGGATCGTCCGCGGCGGCACCGCTATCGCGAGGACAGCGTGTTCGACGCGTTCGGCGACCCCGGCGAGCATGCCAACGGGCACCGGCGGGCCCGGCACTATCGCGAGGACCCCGACGACGGGGAGTCCTACGGCCGGCACTCGCGGCCGTAG
- a CDS encoding ABC transporter permease, protein MSTTPTLTADDNLTAQHADPSPDYPHLEHRSGTQRRRRLGPGKAIPASLAVGPVLLVVLWLVTSQLGILDPDTLPHPLDIARTVQQMWVDGRLPANILSSLKLAAISLFIGAALGLALALISGLSRIGEAIVDGPVQVKRAVPTLAIIPLAIIWFGIGDTMKIIIIATSVLIPVYINTTAQLKGVDLRHVELAETVGLSRAQFIRKVAIPGALPGFFTGLRLAVTISWTALVVVEQVNATSGIGFLMTQARLYGQLDIVVVGLLVYAVFGLAGDYAVRSIERRALSWRRALGN, encoded by the coding sequence ATGAGCACTACCCCCACCCTCACCGCCGACGACAACCTGACCGCCCAGCACGCCGACCCATCGCCCGACTACCCACACCTCGAACACCGATCGGGTACGCAGCGTCGCCGACGACTGGGACCGGGCAAAGCCATCCCGGCCTCGCTGGCGGTGGGACCGGTGCTGCTGGTGGTCCTGTGGCTCGTCACCTCGCAGTTGGGCATTCTCGACCCGGACACGCTGCCGCATCCGCTGGACATCGCCCGCACGGTCCAGCAGATGTGGGTGGACGGCCGACTGCCGGCCAACATCCTGTCCTCGCTGAAGCTGGCCGCGATCTCGCTGTTCATCGGGGCGGCCCTGGGTCTGGCGCTCGCGCTGATCTCGGGGCTGAGCCGCATCGGCGAGGCCATCGTCGACGGGCCGGTCCAGGTCAAGCGCGCGGTGCCAACGCTGGCCATCATCCCGCTGGCGATCATCTGGTTCGGCATCGGCGACACCATGAAAATCATCATCATCGCCACCAGCGTGCTGATCCCGGTGTACATCAACACCACCGCGCAACTGAAGGGCGTGGACCTGCGCCACGTCGAGTTGGCCGAGACGGTCGGGCTGTCCCGGGCGCAGTTCATCCGCAAGGTCGCCATCCCGGGCGCGCTGCCCGGGTTTTTCACCGGACTGCGTCTGGCCGTGACGATTTCGTGGACCGCCCTGGTGGTCGTCGAGCAGGTCAACGCCACCAGCGGGATCGGCTTCCTGATGACCCAGGCGCGGCTGTACGGCCAGCTCGACATCGTGGTGGTCGGCCTGCTGGTGTACGCGGTCTTCGGGCTCGCCGGGGACTACGCGGTGCGCTCGATCGAGAGGAGAGCGCTGTCGTGGCGACGCGCCCTGGGCAACTGA
- a CDS encoding ABC transporter ATP-binding protein, giving the protein MATRPGQLTEADETPAVAVVRGLSRSFGGATVLDAVHLTIHQGEFVALLGRSGSGKSTLLRALAGLDHGVAGDGDLFVSRNVSVVFQDSRLLPWARVLDNVTLGLSGRDVVARGAAVLADVGLPGREQAWPYELSGGEQQRVALARSLVRNPALLLADEPFGALDALTRIRMHGLLEDLCAKYRPGVLLVTHDVDEAVTLAGRVLVLDRGRFVADRRLEFPADSARNYHNPQFVAHREALLGALGVKAA; this is encoded by the coding sequence GTGGCGACGCGCCCTGGGCAACTGACCGAGGCCGACGAGACCCCGGCCGTCGCGGTGGTGCGCGGGCTGAGCCGGTCCTTCGGCGGCGCCACGGTCCTCGACGCCGTGCACCTGACCATCCACCAAGGCGAGTTCGTTGCGCTGTTGGGCCGCAGCGGATCCGGCAAGAGCACCCTGCTGCGGGCGCTGGCCGGTCTCGATCACGGCGTGGCCGGCGACGGCGACCTGTTCGTCTCGCGCAACGTGTCCGTGGTGTTCCAGGACTCCCGGCTGCTGCCGTGGGCCCGGGTCCTCGACAACGTGACGCTGGGCCTGTCCGGACGCGACGTCGTCGCGCGCGGCGCCGCGGTGCTCGCCGACGTCGGACTGCCCGGCCGCGAACAGGCCTGGCCGTACGAGCTTTCCGGCGGTGAACAACAGCGCGTCGCGCTGGCCCGGTCGCTGGTGCGCAACCCCGCGCTGCTGTTGGCCGACGAACCGTTCGGCGCGCTGGACGCGCTCACGCGGATCCGGATGCACGGCCTGCTCGAGGACCTGTGCGCCAAGTACCGGCCCGGCGTGCTGCTGGTGACCCACGACGTCGACGAGGCCGTGACGCTGGCCGGCCGGGTGCTGGTGCTCGACCGGGGCCGTTTCGTCGCCGACCGTCGGCTCGAGTTTCCCGCCGACAGCGCCCGCAATTACCACAATCCGCAGTTCGTGGCCCACCGTGAGGCGCTGCTGGGGGCCCTCGGCGTCAAGGCCGCCTGA
- a CDS encoding DUF732 domain-containing protein, producing MKYSRMAVVGSIALAVGLAVAPPAQADTETDVFLNSLADAGITGLDPATAADVGHQVCPMLAEPGQQMADVAGRVSESIGRPLGPATMFTGLAITLFCPGAVAAVANGESPIPLGLFGF from the coding sequence ATGAAGTATTCCCGGATGGCGGTGGTCGGCTCGATCGCACTCGCAGTGGGCCTGGCCGTTGCCCCGCCCGCCCAGGCGGACACCGAGACCGACGTGTTCCTGAACTCCCTGGCCGACGCCGGCATCACCGGCCTCGACCCCGCGACCGCCGCCGACGTGGGCCACCAGGTATGCCCCATGCTCGCCGAACCCGGCCAGCAGATGGCCGACGTGGCCGGCCGCGTCTCCGAGTCCATCGGTCGGCCGCTGGGGCCGGCCACCATGTTCACCGGCCTGGCCATCACGCTGTTCTGCCCCGGTGCGGTCGCGGCGGTCGCCAACGGCGAGTCACCCATCCCGCTGGGCCTGTTCGGCTTCTGA
- a CDS encoding multifunctional oxoglutarate decarboxylase/oxoglutarate dehydrogenase thiamine pyrophosphate-binding subunit/dihydrolipoyllysine-residue succinyltransferase subunit, translated as MSSTSSPFGQNEWLVEEMYRKFRDDPSSVDPSWHEFLVDYNPEPVQAEAAEASSTGNGKAAAPAPTAPPEPAPAPPAKQQSNSQTKSSAPAKTDKAPAKEPAPAKSKSKSTAKPAKPAAKTAEAAEDETQVLRGAAAAVVKNMNTSLEVPTATSVRAIPAKVMIDNRIVANNHLKRTRGGKISFTHLLGYALVQAVKSFPNMNRHFAEIDGKPNVVTPAHTNLGLAIDLQSGDKRTLVVAAIKNCETMGFGQFIAAYEDIVRRARDGKLTADDFSGVTISLTNPGTIGTVHSVPRLMAGQGTIIGVGAMEYPAEFQGASEERIAELGIGKLITLTSTYDHRVIQGAESGDFLRTIHQLLLDDDFYDEIFLELGIPYEPVRWRTDNPDSVTDKNARVIELIAAYRNRGHLMADIDPLRLDNSRFRSHPDLDVVTHGLTLWDLDREFKVDGFTGSEYKKLRDILSVLRDAYCRHIGVEYTHILEPEQQQWLQERVEIKHEKPTVAQQKYILSRLNAAEAFETFLQTKYVGQKRFSLEGAETIIPMMDAAIDQCAEHGLNEVVIGMPHRGRLNVLANIVGKPYAQIFTEFEGNLNPSQAHGSGDVKYHLGASGTYIQMFGDNDIEVSLTANPSHLEAVDPVLEGLVRAKQDLLDRGDGDDGFSVVPLMLHGDAAFAGQGVVAETLNLALLRGYRVGGTIHMIVNNQVGFTTSPEYSRSSEYCTDVAKMIGAPIFHVNGDDPEACVWVAKLAVDFRQKFKKDVVIDMLCYRRRGHNEGDDPSMTQPAMYDVIDRKRGVRKSYTEALIGRGDISMKEAEDALRDYQGQLERVFNEVRELEKHPIEPSESVESEQELNRGVDTSVDKSMLARIGDAHLAIPDGFTVHPRVKPVLEKRREMAYEGKVDWAFGELLALGSLVAEGKLIRLSGQDSRRGTFTQRHSVIIDRKTGEEFTPLQLLATNEDGTPTGGKFLVYDSALSEFAAVGFEYGYSVGNPQALVLWEAQFGDFVNGAQSVIDEFISSGEAKWGQLSEVVLLLPHGHEGQGPDHTSGRIERFLQLCAEGSMTVAMPSTPANYFHLLRRHVYDGIHRPLVVFTPKSMLRNKAAVSDLKDFTEAKFRSVLEEPTYEDGVGDRSKVKRILLTSGKLYYELVARKNKDNREDVAIVRIEQLYPLPSRRLPATLERYPNAAEFFWVQEEPANQGAWPTFGLSLPELLPDKLTGIKRISRRAMSAPSSGSSKVHAVEQQEIIDEAFA; from the coding sequence GTGAGCAGCACAAGTTCACCATTCGGCCAGAATGAATGGCTGGTCGAGGAGATGTATCGCAAGTTCCGCGACGATCCCTCCTCGGTCGACCCGAGCTGGCACGAATTCCTCGTCGACTACAACCCGGAACCCGTGCAGGCCGAGGCGGCCGAGGCGTCGTCGACCGGCAACGGCAAGGCCGCGGCCCCCGCTCCGACCGCGCCGCCCGAGCCCGCGCCCGCGCCGCCGGCCAAGCAGCAGTCCAACAGCCAGACCAAGAGTTCCGCGCCGGCCAAGACCGACAAGGCCCCCGCCAAGGAGCCCGCCCCGGCCAAGAGCAAGTCCAAGTCCACGGCCAAGCCCGCCAAGCCGGCCGCGAAGACCGCCGAGGCCGCCGAGGACGAGACCCAGGTGCTGCGCGGCGCGGCCGCGGCCGTCGTCAAGAACATGAACACCTCGCTGGAGGTGCCCACCGCCACCAGCGTGCGGGCCATCCCGGCCAAGGTGATGATCGACAACCGCATCGTCGCCAACAACCACCTCAAGCGCACCCGCGGCGGCAAGATCAGCTTCACCCACCTGCTGGGCTACGCGCTGGTGCAGGCGGTCAAGAGCTTCCCGAACATGAACCGGCACTTCGCCGAGATCGACGGGAAGCCGAATGTGGTCACCCCGGCCCATACGAACCTGGGCCTGGCGATCGACCTGCAGTCCGGTGACAAGCGCACGCTGGTGGTCGCGGCCATCAAGAACTGCGAGACCATGGGCTTCGGGCAGTTCATCGCGGCCTACGAGGACATCGTGCGCCGCGCCCGCGACGGCAAGCTGACCGCCGACGATTTCTCCGGCGTCACCATCTCGCTGACCAACCCCGGCACCATCGGCACGGTGCACTCGGTGCCGCGGCTGATGGCCGGTCAGGGCACGATCATCGGTGTCGGCGCCATGGAGTACCCGGCCGAGTTCCAGGGCGCCAGCGAGGAACGCATCGCCGAGCTGGGCATCGGCAAGCTGATCACCTTGACGTCGACCTACGACCACCGCGTCATCCAGGGCGCAGAGTCCGGCGACTTCCTGCGGACCATCCACCAACTGCTGCTCGACGACGATTTCTACGACGAGATCTTCCTCGAACTCGGCATCCCCTACGAGCCGGTCCGCTGGCGCACCGACAACCCGGACTCGGTGACCGACAAGAACGCGCGCGTCATCGAGCTGATCGCGGCCTACCGCAACCGCGGCCACCTTATGGCCGACATCGACCCACTGCGGCTGGACAATTCGCGCTTCCGCAGCCACCCCGACCTCGATGTGGTGACCCACGGGCTGACGCTGTGGGATCTGGACCGCGAGTTCAAGGTCGACGGGTTCACCGGCAGCGAGTACAAGAAGCTGCGCGACATCCTGTCGGTGCTGCGCGACGCCTACTGTCGGCACATCGGCGTGGAGTACACCCACATCCTCGAGCCCGAACAGCAGCAGTGGCTGCAGGAACGCGTCGAGATCAAGCACGAGAAGCCGACCGTCGCCCAGCAGAAGTACATCCTGAGCCGGCTCAACGCCGCCGAGGCCTTCGAGACCTTCCTGCAGACCAAATACGTTGGGCAGAAGCGTTTCTCGCTGGAGGGCGCGGAAACCATCATCCCGATGATGGACGCGGCCATCGACCAGTGCGCCGAGCACGGCCTCAACGAGGTGGTCATCGGCATGCCGCACCGCGGTCGCCTCAACGTGCTCGCCAACATCGTCGGCAAGCCGTACGCGCAGATCTTCACCGAGTTCGAGGGCAACCTGAACCCGTCGCAGGCGCACGGCTCCGGTGACGTCAAGTACCACCTGGGCGCCTCGGGCACCTACATCCAGATGTTCGGCGACAACGACATCGAGGTGTCGTTGACCGCCAACCCCAGCCACCTCGAGGCCGTCGACCCCGTGCTCGAGGGTCTGGTGCGCGCCAAGCAGGACCTGCTGGACAGGGGCGACGGCGACGACGGTTTCTCGGTGGTGCCGCTGATGCTGCACGGCGACGCCGCGTTCGCCGGTCAGGGCGTGGTGGCCGAGACGCTGAACCTGGCGCTGCTGCGCGGGTACCGTGTCGGCGGGACCATCCACATGATCGTCAACAACCAGGTCGGCTTCACCACCTCCCCGGAGTACTCCCGCTCCTCGGAGTACTGCACCGACGTCGCGAAGATGATCGGCGCCCCGATCTTCCACGTCAACGGCGACGATCCGGAGGCGTGCGTCTGGGTGGCCAAGCTGGCCGTCGACTTCCGGCAGAAGTTCAAGAAGGACGTCGTCATCGACATGTTGTGTTACCGGCGACGGGGCCACAACGAGGGCGACGACCCGTCGATGACGCAGCCGGCGATGTACGACGTGATCGACCGCAAGCGCGGCGTCCGCAAGTCCTACACGGAGGCGCTGATCGGCCGCGGCGACATCTCGATGAAGGAGGCCGAGGACGCGCTGCGCGACTACCAGGGGCAGCTCGAGCGGGTCTTCAACGAGGTGCGCGAACTCGAGAAGCACCCCATCGAACCCAGCGAGTCGGTGGAGTCCGAACAGGAACTCAACCGCGGCGTGGACACCTCCGTCGACAAGTCGATGCTGGCCCGCATCGGCGACGCCCACCTGGCCATCCCCGACGGCTTCACGGTGCACCCGCGCGTCAAGCCGGTGCTGGAGAAGCGCCGGGAGATGGCCTACGAGGGCAAGGTCGACTGGGCCTTCGGCGAGCTGCTGGCGCTGGGATCGCTGGTGGCCGAAGGCAAGTTGATCCGGCTGTCCGGGCAGGACTCCCGGCGCGGCACGTTCACCCAGCGCCATTCGGTGATCATCGACCGGAAGACCGGCGAGGAGTTCACCCCGCTGCAGTTGCTGGCCACCAACGAGGACGGCACACCGACCGGCGGCAAGTTCCTGGTGTACGACTCGGCGCTGTCGGAGTTCGCCGCCGTCGGCTTCGAGTACGGCTACTCGGTGGGCAACCCGCAGGCGCTGGTGCTGTGGGAGGCGCAGTTCGGCGACTTCGTCAACGGCGCGCAGTCGGTGATCGACGAGTTCATCAGCTCCGGTGAGGCCAAGTGGGGTCAGCTCTCCGAGGTGGTGCTGCTGCTGCCGCACGGCCACGAGGGCCAGGGCCCCGACCACACCTCGGGCCGCATCGAGCGGTTCCTGCAGCTGTGCGCCGAGGGTTCGATGACCGTGGCGATGCCGTCGACCCCGGCCAACTACTTCCACCTGCTGCGCCGGCACGTCTACGACGGCATCCACCGGCCACTGGTGGTCTTCACGCCGAAGTCCATGCTGCGCAACAAGGCCGCCGTCAGCGACCTCAAGGACTTCACCGAGGCGAAGTTCCGCTCGGTGCTCGAGGAGCCGACCTACGAGGACGGCGTGGGCGACCGCAGCAAGGTCAAGCGCATCCTGCTGACCAGCGGCAAGCTGTACTACGAGCTGGTGGCCCGCAAGAACAAGGACAACCGCGAGGACGTCGCGATCGTGCGGATCGAGCAGCTCTACCCGCTGCCGAGCCGCCGGCTACCCGCGACGCTGGAGCGCTACCCGAACGCGGCGGAGTTCTTCTGGGTCCAGGAGGAGCCGGCCAACCAGGGTGCGTGGCCGACGTTCGGGCTGTCGCTGCCGGAGTTGTTGCCGGACAAGCTGACCGGGATCAAGCGGATCTCCCGGCGCGCGATGTCGGCGCCGTCGTCGGGCTCGTCGAAGGTGCACGCGGTCGAACAGCAGGAGATCATCGACGAAGCGTTCGCCTGA